One genomic segment of Sulfuricella sp. includes these proteins:
- a CDS encoding sigma-54 dependent transcriptional regulator, with protein MKTLPILIVEDDRDLREALCDTLALSGYEAISAEDGVMALEVLRRRTVGLVVTDVQMQPMDGHTLLGEIKQAYPHLPVLLMTAYGMIDKAVEAMQAGACHYLTKPFEPDALLAEVVRYMLPAPADGAVEVLAEDARSRELFALAQRVAATVATVMITGESGTGKEVVARFIHRSSPRAGGPFVAINCAAIPENLLEATLFGHEKGAFTGAQQSQSGKFEQAQGGTLLLDEVSEMPLALQAKLLRVLQEKEVERVGGRKAIALDVRVLATSNRDLAAEVKRGGFREDLYYRLNVFPLEMPALRDRPADIVPLAQQFLARFAAGFGRAGISLSAGAARQLTQYDWPGNIRELENVIQRALILAPGALIEVEHLPQVSRGASPPRGEPAAEAPLDMKSLERAHIMEALDAVQGSRKLAAQRLGMSERTLRYKLQQYREEGAASGLAANN; from the coding sequence ATGAAAACACTGCCGATTTTAATTGTTGAGGATGACAGGGATTTGCGCGAGGCTTTATGCGACACTCTCGCGCTTTCCGGGTATGAGGCAATTAGCGCTGAGGATGGCGTCATGGCGCTGGAAGTGTTGCGCCGCCGCACGGTTGGCCTGGTCGTGACGGACGTGCAGATGCAGCCTATGGATGGCCATACCCTGCTGGGTGAAATCAAGCAGGCTTATCCGCATTTGCCGGTGTTGCTGATGACTGCCTACGGGATGATCGACAAGGCTGTTGAGGCAATGCAGGCAGGGGCGTGTCATTATCTGACCAAGCCTTTCGAGCCGGACGCCTTGCTGGCCGAAGTGGTGCGCTACATGCTGCCGGCTCCGGCGGATGGCGCGGTTGAAGTGCTTGCTGAAGATGCGCGTTCGCGCGAGCTGTTTGCCCTGGCGCAGCGGGTGGCTGCAACCGTGGCGACCGTCATGATTACGGGCGAGAGTGGTACCGGCAAGGAAGTTGTGGCGCGTTTTATTCACCGCTCTTCTCCGCGTGCCGGCGGACCTTTTGTGGCGATCAATTGCGCTGCGATCCCTGAAAACCTGCTGGAAGCAACCCTGTTTGGCCACGAGAAGGGCGCTTTTACCGGCGCGCAGCAGTCCCAGTCTGGCAAATTCGAGCAGGCTCAGGGCGGGACATTGCTGCTGGATGAGGTGTCTGAAATGCCGTTGGCGCTGCAGGCAAAATTGCTGCGCGTACTGCAGGAAAAGGAAGTGGAGAGGGTTGGCGGGCGCAAGGCGATTGCACTGGATGTGCGTGTGCTGGCTACTTCCAATCGTGACCTGGCGGCAGAGGTGAAGCGCGGAGGGTTCCGCGAAGATCTGTATTACCGCCTTAACGTGTTTCCGCTGGAAATGCCCGCATTGCGAGACCGGCCCGCTGATATCGTGCCGCTGGCGCAGCAGTTTCTCGCCCGTTTTGCCGCCGGCTTCGGGCGTGCCGGTATTTCCCTGTCAGCGGGAGCGGCAAGGCAATTGACGCAATATGACTGGCCGGGTAACATCAGGGAGCTTGAAAACGTCATACAGCGCGCGCTGATTCTGGCGCCGGGTGCCTTGATCGAGGTCGAACATCTGCCGCAAGTGTCGAGGGGAGCATCGCCGCCAAGGGGTGAGCCGGCCGCGGAAGCGCCGCTGGATATGAAGTCGCTGGAACGGGCGCACATCATGGAAGCGCTGGATGCGGTGCAGGGCTCGCGCAAGCTGGCTGCGCAGCGGCTGGGCATGAGCGAGCGTACCTTGCGTTACAAGTTGCAGCAATATCGGGAAGAAGGTGCTGCCTCCGGGCTGGCTGCCAATAATTAA
- the fliE gene encoding flagellar hook-basal body complex protein FliE: MNMQGIDQLLSQMQATAAVAAGGSAQQAPQEGADFAAMLKTSMDQVNGAQQESSNMAKNFELGTSDASLQEVMISLQKANISFQTMVQVRNKLVSAYQEIMNMPV; encoded by the coding sequence ATGAATATGCAGGGAATTGACCAGCTTCTCAGCCAGATGCAGGCGACTGCTGCCGTGGCGGCAGGGGGAAGCGCGCAGCAGGCGCCGCAAGAGGGGGCAGATTTTGCCGCCATGCTCAAGACTTCCATGGATCAGGTCAACGGCGCACAGCAGGAATCTTCAAACATGGCGAAAAATTTTGAACTGGGCACGTCAGATGCCAGCTTGCAGGAAGTGATGATCTCGCTACAAAAGGCGAACATATCCTTTCAGACCATGGTGCAAGTGCGAAACAAGCTGGTTTCCGCGTATCAGGAAATTATGAACATGCCGGTATGA
- the fliF gene encoding flagellar basal-body MS-ring/collar protein FliF, with product MAVAAQDTALGRLRGGLGHLSNQQKLGLMFAVAAIIALLSGSWMWSQTPDYRVLYSNLSDRDGGTIISSLQQMNIPYKMAEGGGAILVPSNQVYEVRLRLASQGLPKGSVVGFELMDGQKLGMSEFQERVNYQRALEGEITRSIQSLSAVQGARVHLAIPRPSVFIREQQKPSASVLLSLYPGRNLDTAQVSGIAHLISSSVPDLPVKNVTVVDQNGNLLTGAGDGAGAGKYAGLDPTQLDYLHQVEQSYVKRIESILMPILGLGNVKAQVAADLDFAMVEQTAETYKPNPVPNEAAIRSQQMSETNGDAGRPASGVPGALSNQPPGAASAPITAAAAPGAGGAAGAAAGGANVHKESTVNFEVDKTIQHVRQPVGSVKRLSVAVVVNHRKDGKGINKPLTPAELSQVQNLVKETMGFNQNRGDTLNVVNAAFTESEAGEIPAIPLWKEPGNMALVKEIGKNLLIAALLFYLVFGVIRPILRDLARPHERVGEHAGVTGEEGEAAAEISPEGATKAARAAGYEENLKAAKELAKQDPRVVASVVKDWVGAE from the coding sequence ATGGCAGTAGCGGCCCAGGACACGGCTTTAGGCAGATTGCGCGGAGGACTCGGCCATTTGAGCAATCAGCAGAAGCTGGGCTTGATGTTCGCGGTGGCCGCGATTATCGCGCTCCTGTCAGGTAGCTGGATGTGGTCCCAGACTCCCGATTACCGGGTGCTCTACAGCAATCTCTCCGACCGCGACGGCGGTACGATCATCTCCTCCCTGCAGCAGATGAACATCCCATACAAGATGGCCGAAGGCGGCGGGGCAATTCTGGTGCCTTCCAATCAGGTTTACGAGGTGCGCCTGCGCCTTGCTTCGCAGGGCTTGCCCAAGGGAAGCGTGGTTGGTTTCGAGCTGATGGATGGCCAGAAACTCGGCATGAGCGAATTCCAGGAGCGGGTCAATTACCAGCGTGCCCTGGAAGGTGAGATCACCCGCTCCATTCAGTCGCTTTCCGCGGTACAGGGCGCGCGCGTGCATCTTGCCATTCCGCGTCCCTCGGTTTTTATTCGCGAGCAGCAAAAACCCAGTGCATCCGTTTTGCTGAGCCTATACCCTGGCCGTAATCTTGATACGGCCCAGGTGAGCGGTATCGCGCATCTTATTTCCAGCAGTGTTCCTGACTTGCCCGTGAAGAACGTGACCGTGGTGGATCAGAACGGCAACCTGCTCACCGGTGCCGGAGACGGGGCCGGGGCCGGCAAGTACGCGGGCCTGGATCCGACGCAACTGGATTATCTGCATCAGGTCGAGCAGAGCTACGTCAAACGTATTGAATCCATTCTGATGCCGATTCTGGGGCTGGGTAACGTCAAGGCACAGGTGGCGGCTGACCTGGATTTTGCCATGGTTGAACAGACGGCGGAAACCTATAAACCCAACCCGGTACCGAATGAAGCCGCGATTCGCAGTCAGCAGATGAGCGAAACCAACGGTGATGCCGGCAGGCCGGCCAGTGGTGTGCCAGGAGCGTTGTCCAACCAGCCTCCGGGGGCGGCAAGCGCACCAATTACTGCCGCTGCTGCGCCGGGTGCGGGTGGGGCGGCAGGAGCGGCTGCTGGTGGTGCCAATGTTCACAAGGAATCCACTGTCAACTTCGAGGTGGACAAAACCATCCAGCACGTTCGTCAGCCGGTTGGCAGCGTCAAGCGCCTCTCGGTGGCTGTGGTGGTGAACCACCGCAAGGACGGGAAGGGTATTAACAAGCCGCTCACCCCGGCCGAGTTGAGCCAGGTCCAGAATCTGGTCAAGGAGACCATGGGTTTTAACCAGAACCGTGGCGACACCCTGAATGTGGTCAATGCTGCCTTTACCGAGAGCGAGGCAGGGGAAATTCCTGCCATTCCGTTGTGGAAAGAGCCAGGCAACATGGCTTTGGTGAAAGAAATCGGTAAAAACCTGCTGATCGCCGCCTTGCTCTTCTACCTGGTATTCGGCGTGATTCGCCCCATCCTGCGTGATCTGGCCCGCCCCCATGAGCGCGTGGGCGAACACGCGGGGGTAACGGGCGAGGAGGGTGAAGCGGCTGCCGAAATCTCGCCGGAGGGTGCCACGAAGGCGGCCCGTGCCGCAGGTTATGAGGAAAATCTCAAGGCGGCCAAGGAACTGGCGAAACAGGACCCGCGTGTGGTGGCGAGTGTCGTGAAAGATTGGGTGGGTGCAGAGTGA
- the fliG gene encoding flagellar motor switch protein FliG yields the protein MSDDGVIKSAILLMSLGEEEASEVFKHLGPKEVQKLGSAMATLKNVKRDQIEGVLHDFRKEAEEKTHVGMANDEYIRSVLTKALGNERAGTLIDRILQGGDTAGIESLKWMDAAAVAELIKNEHPQIIATILVHLDRDQASAILGSFVERLRNDVILRIATLDGIQPSALKELNDVLTKLLAGNTNIKKSAMGGVRAAAEILNFMGTANETSVINSVRDYDPELAQGIQDEMFVFDNLNDLDDRSIQLLLREVQSESLILALKGATPDLREKIFKNMSSRAAEMLRDDLEAKGPVRLSEVESEQKEILKVVRRLADEGQIVLGGKGDEQMV from the coding sequence GTGAGCGACGACGGCGTTATCAAGAGTGCGATTCTGCTGATGTCCCTGGGGGAGGAGGAGGCCTCTGAGGTGTTCAAGCATCTCGGTCCGAAAGAGGTGCAGAAGCTGGGATCTGCAATGGCGACCCTGAAAAATGTGAAGCGCGATCAGATCGAAGGCGTGCTGCATGATTTTCGCAAGGAAGCCGAGGAAAAAACCCACGTCGGCATGGCCAACGACGAATATATCCGCTCAGTGCTGACCAAGGCTTTGGGCAACGAGCGTGCAGGAACCCTGATTGACCGCATCCTGCAGGGCGGCGACACGGCGGGTATCGAGAGCCTGAAATGGATGGATGCCGCTGCCGTGGCGGAGCTGATCAAGAATGAACATCCCCAGATCATTGCCACCATCCTCGTGCATCTGGACCGGGATCAGGCCAGTGCGATACTGGGTTCCTTTGTTGAACGGCTGCGTAATGATGTCATCCTGCGCATCGCGACGCTGGATGGTATCCAGCCCTCCGCGCTGAAGGAACTAAATGATGTGTTGACCAAACTGCTTGCCGGCAATACCAACATCAAGAAAAGCGCCATGGGCGGCGTGCGTGCGGCGGCGGAGATTCTCAACTTCATGGGCACGGCCAACGAAACTTCGGTGATCAATAGTGTTCGCGACTATGACCCGGAACTGGCGCAGGGGATTCAGGACGAGATGTTCGTGTTTGATAATCTGAATGACCTGGACGATCGTTCGATCCAGCTGCTGCTGCGTGAAGTCCAGTCCGAATCCCTGATTCTTGCCCTGAAAGGCGCGACGCCGGACCTGCGCGAAAAGATTTTCAAGAACATGTCTTCCCGTGCCGCGGAGATGCTGCGCGACGACCTCGAGGCCAAAGGGCCGGTACGGCTGTCCGAGGTTGAATCCGAGCAGAAAGAAATCCTCAAGGTGGTGCGCCGCCTGGCAGATGAAGGCCAGATCGTGCTCGGAGGCAAGGGCGACGAGCAGATGGTCTGA
- a CDS encoding flagellar assembly protein FliH, whose product MSNNIIPKEQLSAYQRWEMDAFDDTKAGTESASSGQVTLPTAEAIEVMHQQAHQEGYSEGFEQGKAEGYRDGQEQSRQEAQRLNGLLNQVSEALQQMDQEVSQALLDLALGIARQMLRQALPVRPELILAVVKEAINSFPQANQHPQLILHPQDAALVRASLEAELVHGHWRVVENSQIEPGGCRLETSHGELDATLETRWQNVLESLGQNGDWLAPK is encoded by the coding sequence ATGTCCAATAACATTATTCCAAAAGAGCAGTTAAGTGCATACCAGCGCTGGGAAATGGATGCCTTTGACGATACGAAGGCTGGGACGGAAAGCGCCAGCAGCGGCCAGGTAACGCTACCTACTGCCGAAGCGATTGAAGTCATGCACCAGCAGGCGCATCAGGAAGGCTACAGTGAGGGTTTCGAGCAGGGCAAGGCAGAGGGATACCGCGATGGGCAGGAGCAGTCCAGGCAGGAAGCGCAACGCCTGAATGGCTTGCTGAATCAGGTGAGTGAAGCCCTGCAGCAAATGGACCAGGAAGTGTCACAAGCTTTGCTCGATCTGGCGCTCGGGATTGCTCGCCAGATGTTGCGCCAGGCACTGCCAGTGCGGCCGGAACTGATTCTGGCTGTGGTGAAGGAAGCCATCAATAGCTTTCCTCAGGCCAACCAGCACCCTCAATTGATTTTGCATCCACAGGACGCCGCTTTGGTACGCGCCAGCCTTGAGGCAGAGCTTGTCCATGGTCACTGGCGAGTGGTTGAAAATAGCCAGATTGAACCTGGTGGCTGCCGTCTTGAAACCTCCCATGGCGAACTTGATGCCACGCTTGAAACGCGCTGGCAAAATGTGCTCGAATCACTAGGGCAGAACGGGGATTGGCTGGCGCCGAAATGA
- the fliI gene encoding flagellar protein export ATPase FliI, giving the protein MNPKDNWQNHLQNCREIVEGSPPWVVTGRLTRVTGLVMEAVGLKLAVGSSCLVSMPDGHDMEAEVVGFSGERLLLMPSTDVYGLTPGAKVTPAVSNFPSQSQPAGRPGRHRRNEDRAKQVAVGDRLLGRVIDGAGRPLDSLGPLLTDCSVPLQSRPFNPLARAPIRDVLNVGVRAINSLLCVGRGQSMGLFAGSGIGKSVLLGMMARYTSADVIVVGLIGERGREVKEFIENILGAEGLARSVVVAAPADAPPLLRLHGASYATAIAEYFRDQGKHVLLIMDSLTRYAMAQREIALAIGEPPATKGYPPSVFARLPQLVERAGNGRDGGGSITAFYTVLTEGDDQQDPIADSARAILDGHVVLSRSLADQGHYPAIDIEASISRAMTELITPQHLEWVRRFKLLYSRYHRSRDLISVGAYVKGGDPLLDEAIMMYPRLEAFLQQSMRQQVNEHESVAQLAALFGQ; this is encoded by the coding sequence ATGAATCCGAAAGATAACTGGCAAAATCATCTGCAGAATTGCCGGGAGATCGTGGAGGGCAGCCCTCCCTGGGTCGTTACCGGCCGGCTGACAAGGGTGACCGGACTGGTGATGGAGGCGGTGGGTCTCAAGCTGGCGGTCGGTAGCAGCTGTCTTGTTTCCATGCCGGATGGGCATGACATGGAAGCGGAAGTGGTCGGTTTTTCCGGAGAGCGTTTGCTTCTGATGCCTTCCACTGACGTGTATGGGCTGACGCCAGGGGCAAAAGTCACGCCCGCTGTCAGCAACTTTCCTTCGCAGTCCCAGCCAGCAGGCCGCCCCGGACGGCATCGCCGCAATGAAGACCGCGCCAAGCAAGTGGCGGTGGGTGACCGCTTGCTGGGGCGCGTCATCGATGGCGCAGGCCGCCCCCTCGATTCCTTGGGCCCGCTCCTGACCGATTGCTCGGTTCCACTGCAAAGCAGGCCCTTCAACCCGCTGGCCAGGGCGCCGATTCGCGATGTCCTGAATGTCGGCGTGCGCGCCATCAATTCCTTGCTGTGTGTGGGACGTGGGCAGAGCATGGGGCTGTTTGCCGGCAGCGGTATCGGCAAGAGCGTGTTGTTGGGGATGATGGCGCGCTACACCAGTGCCGACGTGATTGTGGTTGGTCTTATCGGTGAGCGGGGCCGTGAGGTCAAGGAATTTATCGAAAACATTCTTGGCGCCGAAGGACTTGCACGCTCGGTGGTCGTGGCCGCGCCTGCCGATGCGCCGCCGTTGCTGCGCCTGCACGGGGCTTCCTATGCGACGGCGATTGCAGAATATTTTCGCGACCAGGGCAAGCATGTCCTGCTGATCATGGACTCCCTGACCCGCTATGCCATGGCGCAGCGCGAAATTGCGCTGGCGATCGGCGAGCCGCCTGCTACCAAGGGATATCCGCCTTCGGTATTTGCCAGGCTGCCGCAACTGGTTGAGCGTGCCGGTAATGGCCGCGATGGCGGTGGCTCGATTACGGCCTTTTATACCGTTCTGACCGAAGGCGACGACCAGCAGGATCCCATCGCCGATAGCGCACGTGCCATTCTCGACGGCCATGTGGTGTTGTCGCGCTCTCTTGCCGACCAGGGGCATTATCCGGCGATCGATATCGAAGCTTCGATTAGCCGTGCCATGACCGAGTTGATCACACCCCAGCACCTGGAGTGGGTGCGGCGTTTCAAACTGCTGTACTCGCGCTACCACCGCAGCCGGGACCTGATCAGTGTCGGTGCCTACGTCAAGGGTGGCGACCCCCTGCTGGATGAGGCGATCATGATGTACCCGCGACTCGAGGCTTTTCTGCAGCAAAGCATGCGACAGCAGGTCAACGAGCACGAGAGTGTGGCCCAACTGGCTGCGTTGTTCGGCCAGTAG
- the fliJ gene encoding flagellar export protein FliJ — protein MARKFPLQSLLDLSRNHMDLAAKNLQALKVRWNDAEEKLKQLLAYRESYRERLRESGSGGTSAMALRDFQLFLLKLDTAIKLQQDEVARCQARWGAGQQEWLRQRGKLKAFDTLSQRHRRAEEKRENQIEQKEQDELSSKKSGMEGEQ, from the coding sequence ATGGCGCGTAAATTTCCACTGCAATCACTGCTGGATCTATCCCGGAATCATATGGATCTGGCAGCGAAAAACCTTCAGGCTTTGAAGGTGCGCTGGAATGATGCCGAGGAAAAGCTCAAGCAGTTGCTGGCATACCGGGAGAGTTACCGGGAGCGTTTGCGTGAATCCGGCAGTGGCGGGACATCAGCCATGGCGCTGCGGGATTTTCAGCTTTTTCTGCTCAAGCTGGATACCGCCATCAAATTGCAACAGGATGAAGTTGCGCGTTGCCAGGCGCGGTGGGGCGCCGGACAGCAGGAGTGGCTGCGGCAGCGCGGCAAGCTCAAGGCTTTTGATACCTTGTCGCAGCGCCACCGGCGTGCCGAAGAAAAACGCGAGAACCAGATTGAACAGAAAGAGCAGGATGAGCTATCCAGCAAGAAAAGTGGCATGGAGGGTGAGCAGTGA